ATTGGTACGGCCGTAACCGGTGAAGCCGAGCTTTTCGATGTGGACCAGGAAGGCATCCAGCAGCGCGTCGGCGCCGCGGTTGCTGCCGTACTGGCCGGAATCATGCTGGAGTGCTTCGCGTGCGGCGGCATACACGTGCTCGCCGGGAAGAAAATTGGGGACGCCGATGGAGAAGCTGATGATGTCGCGACCGGCAGCCTTGAGCTGCTTGGCCTTTTCGGCGATGACCATGATCGCGCTGGGCTTGGCGCGACCGACACGCTGGGCAAGCTGGGGCATGACTTCCTCTTGTTCGGGGACAGGCAGCGAAAGACAGCAAACTCGGAAATTTTAGCATGTGGCGGCGCGTCATCCGCCCCGCCCGCCCTATCGGATGGTCTAACCCCGCCCCCGGAGGTGCGCTGTCATGCCCGCGAGTGCATGATGGACCTGCCAGACCGTCCCACCCGGATGGGGGCGGACGCATGGCAGGGGCCCGCGGGATGCGGGCCAGCCGTTCGGAACCAGGAAACCTTTCCAACGCTCACCAAGGACATACGCGTATGCATTGGTTATGGGTAATCATTGTCGGTCTGGTCGTCGGCATCATCGCCAAGGCGGTCACCCCGGGCAAAGAAGCCATGGGTTGGATCATCACCGCCATTCTCGGCATTGCCGGTTCGTTCATTTCCACCTATGTCGGCGAAAAGCTGGGCTGGTGGCCGGAAGCCGGTTTCATGCACTTCCTGGGCTCGATCCTCGGCGCCGTCGTGCTGCTGGTGATCTATCACGCCCTGTTCCGCCGCGGCGCCACCTCGTAGCGCCCGTTACCCGGCGGTGCCTTGCGCACCGCCGGGCTTTTGCCGCCCTCAGGCGGTTTTGTTGCCACCGAGCAGCTTGCCCGCCAGCGAGGCGAGCGAACCCAGGTCGAAACCACCCTGGCCCTGCTCCGGCACCTGGCCATCGGGGGTCAGATGGTCCACCGCATGCGGCAGCACCTGCGAGAGCTGGCCGATCAGCTGGTTCTGGTCCACGCCCAGCTTGCCGGCGGCTTCCTGCAGCACCGAACCGAGGCCACCGTTCTGCAGCGCCTGGCCCAGCTGTTCACCGGACACCTGCTGGTTGGTGCCCGAGCCGACCCACGACTGCACCGCATCGCCCAGCCCGTGCTGCTGCAGCATGGACACCAGACCCTGCACGCCGCCCGCCTTGTCGATCAACTGGCCGGCGATGGCCACCAGGGAAGAACCGCCAGCCGAATTGGCCTGGGCACCACCGAGCAGATCATTGAGGAAGGACATGGTTACCTCTCCTTGAGTGGGATGACGCACATCGTGCGTGGGGTGGAGCCGTTCGATTCTAGGCCGCTGTTTCGCACACCGCCATGACAAAACTCCCAAAGAAAAAGCCGCCGTCGACATCGACGGCGGCTCTTCACGCAATCACCACGAACAGGATCAGCCGCGCTCGTCGAGCACCGCGTTCCATTCCTTCACGCGATCGGCCTGCGCGGCCAGCAGCGCGTCGACGTCGCCTTCCACGGTGACCTTTTCGATCACGTCGCCCTGGCGGATGGCGTCGACCACGGCCTGGTCTTCCGCGCCGAGGATTTCGCCGAACACGCTGTGCTTGCCGTCCAGCCACGGCGTGGCGCCATGGGTGATGAAGAACTGGCTGCCGTTGGTGCGCGGACCGGCGTTGGCCATGGACAGCACGCCCGGCTTGTCATGACGCAGCGAGGGGTTGAACTCGTCCTCGAAGCGGTAGCCCGGGCCACCGCGACCGCTGCCTTCCGGGCAACCGCCCTGGATCATGAAGTCGGCGATGACGCGGTGGAACGCGAGGCCATCGTAGTAGCCGCGACGCGCCAGGTTGACGAAGCTGGCCACGGTCACCGGGGTCTTGTCGTCGTGCAGACGCAGGTGGATGGGACCGCGGTTGGTGGTCATGGTGACGTTGATGGTCATCAGGGAATCCTTCGTTCGCAAAAGCCGGGCGCAACCACAGGCGCCCCGCGGGGCGGCAAGGATACCCCAGCCGGCGTGACAGGCCGATCCCCCTGAATACGGCACGCCATGCGCCGTACCTAGACCGGCCCGGGTGTCCAGGTGGCTGGCAGATCCAGCGCCTCCCGGGTCAGGGTGCCGGTACCGCGCGACCTGGGCGCCGGCGTGGGCACCCTCACCGGCCACGGGGCTCCCTCATATAAGTGTGCCCAGAGGCGATCCAGTGCGGCATAGCCGTAGGGCAGCAGTGGAACGTGCCGGTCTCCGAAACCGGGAATGGCGAGGAAGGCATCGAAATGCTGGGCGCCGGGCACCTTCCAGTACAGCGGTCGCCCGCCGCCGGCCCGGAGCCAGGCCACGTAGGGCTCGGAAGTGAACGAGGCGGGCAGCAGGCCATCGTCAGCGCCATGCACGACCCAGAGCGGCAGACTGGCCCGCGGCTGCTTCACCGTCGTTGCCGCCACGCCATCGCGCAACGCCTGGGTGCTCGCATCCTTGTCCTCCCAGAGCGTCCGCAGGCAAAGAGCGCCCGGCAAGCTCGCATCGGCCGAGTGATCCATCCCGCCGGACAGGCCCACGCCCTGCCCGGGTGGAATGCCCGACGCATCCGTCCACCAGCTGGCCCTGATCACGGGGTCGATAGCCCCCGATCCGCCATAGCGGAATCCGCAGGGCATCTCGTCCGGGCCGCGCCGCATATAAGCCGATGCGTAGCCGGCGGTAATGGCACGCCACAGGTCCAGCGCCGTGGTGGAAGCGGCCGTAGCCATGACTTCATCCGTCCAGCCGCTGGCACGCAGGCGTTCATGGGCTTCCGCGGCCTGCCCGGCAAGGTGCGCGGCACTAAGTAGGCCGCGTTCGTGGAGTTGGTGGCAACGCTGCACCCATGAAGGCGGCACCTCGCCTTGCGGGGTACGCGCCATCGGCGTGCTGTCAAAACGAGCGTCCGCCAGCGCGCAGGGCAGCCAGATCGAGGCTTCCGTGGCGTAGTCGAACAAGGCTCGGCCCTGCCCCGGCACGAGCACATTGGGTTCCAGCGCCACCACACCGGCCAGCAGGTGTCCGTCATCCAGACCCGCCGCCTGCAGCACCGCCCCGCCACCATTGGAAAGGCCGGTGGCGATGATGCGGGTGTTCTGGGCCGTGAAAGGCGCCAGCTCGGGAAATGCGCGATCCAGCATGGCCAGGCCGAACTGCGCGGCCTGCAGCACGTGGCGACCCCAGTCCGCTTCGGGGTTGTCCCCGGAATGCAGGTGCTTGATGCCGATGCCACCCTGCGCGGAGGCCCGCGGTGGCTCGAATTCCAGCGTCGCGCTGCCGCGCCTGGCGCGCGTACCGTCCAGCGCGACGCCGGTGTCGTCAGCGGGGTCGAAATAGCCGCTGCCGGCCCCTTTGTCGGTGTAGGCCACGGCACAGCCGCGGGGCAGCCCCCAGGCACCCGCCAGTGCGATGGCGCCGTAGATGCCGCGGGACCCGGACGAGGCCGTCACCACCAGGCAACGATGCGCCGGGCCGAAATGGTCCGGCACCTGCACCAGCACCCGGTGCGGGGACTGCGCCCCGGGAATCCAGGCAAACGCCTGATACTCCCTCCCGGGAACATCCGGCACCGCCCCGTAGACACGCCCATAACCGCCCAGCGGTCCCAGATCGGCGATGCCTTGCCAGCTGGACTGGATCGCCCGCCGCCGCAATTCCGCCGGCGTGGGACGCAGCGGGTGCGCGATGGACGATGGCTCGGCGCCCAACCCGGACTGCCCCAACCCCGCGCTCAGCAGGTCATCGCCCTGGCGGTGCCCGGTGACGCGCACTTCGCCGCGCAGAAAATCGGGTGCCTGCATGCCTGACTCCTTTGAGGTTGCGATGGTCGTTGCCGATGACGCCGGCAACGGCGCTCGCCACAGTATCCACGGGCAAAGGTGACGGCCCACTCGCCCCATCCCTTCACACGGCCGGCAGCCCGTTTTTTCCCGGTAAGCATGTGCCGCGGCGCGGATCCCCGCGGGGTGGCGGCCCGTCCGCTTCCGACCGGGTCAGCCGCCGTGCCCCACCCGCCTGAACGAATTTGTTAAGGCCTTTCAAGCAAGCTGTCACATAACCCCGTATAATTGTCGGGTTACCCCTATAGAAACCTCACGCGACGGCCCCGTGCCGCCCGAGACGACCTCATGTCCATCGAAAATCTGCGCAATATCGCCATCGTGGCCCACGTTGACCACGGCAAGACCACGCTCGTCGACCAGCTGCTCAAGCAGTCCGGCACCCTCAACGAGCGCACCGTGCTCGCCGAGCGCGTGATGGACAGCAACGACCAGGAAAAGGAGCGTGGCATCACGATCCTGGCCAAGAACACGGCCATCACCTGGACCGACAAGAAGACCGACACCAAGAACCGCATCAACATCGTCGACACCCCAGGCCATGCCGACTTCGGCGGCGAAGTGGAGCGCGTGCTGTCGATGGTCGACACGGTGCTGATCCTGGTCGACGCGATGGACGGCCCGATGCCGCAGACGCGCTTCGTGACCCAGAAGGCCTTCGCCATGGGCTTCAAGCCCATCGTCGTGGTCAACAAGGTCGACCGTCCGGGCGCGCGTCCGGAGTGGGTGGTCGAGCAGGTGTGGGATCTGTTTGAAAAGCTCGGCGCCACCGACGAGCAGATGGAATTCCCGATCGTTTACGCCTCGGCGCTGAACGGCTACGCCTCGCTGGACGAGAACGCCCGCGAAGGCGACATGACCCCGCTGTACGAAGCGATCATGCAGCACGCGCCCAAGCCGGACGTGGATCCGGAAGGCGCCTTCCAGATGCGCATCAGCCAGCTGGACTACAACAACTTCGTCGGCGTCATCGGCATTGGCCGCATCCAGCGCGGCACCCTGAAGAAGGGCATGCCGGTCTCCGTGATCGACCGTGAAGGCAAGAAGCGCCAGGGCAAGATCGGCCAGGTGCTGGGCTTCCTCGGCCTCGAGCGCATCGAGCAGGACAGCGCCGAAGCCGGCGACATCGTCGCTATCTCGGGCATCCCCGAGCTGACCATTTCCGATACCGTCACCTCGCTGGAAGTGCCCGAAGCGCTGCCGGCGCTGAGCGTCGACGAGCCGATGATCAGCATGACCTTCCAGGTCAACAACTCGCCGTTCGTCGGCAACAAGGATCTGTCGGGCGGCAAGTTCCTCACCAGCCGCCAGCTGCGTGAGCGCCTGGATCGCGAGAAGGTGCACAACGTGGCACTGCGCGTGGAAGACGGCTCCGACGCCGACAAGTTCCTGGTCTCGGGCCGTGGCGAACTGCATCTGTCGGTGCTGATCGAAAACATGCGTCGCGAAGGCTACGAGCTGGCCGTGTCGCGTCCGGAAGTGATCATCAAGGAAATCGACGGCCAGAAGATGGAGCCGATCGAGCAGCTGGTGGTGGACATCGAAGAGCAGCACCAGGGTGGCGTGATGGAACGCCTGGGCATCCGCAAGGGTGACCTGAAGAACATGGTGTCGGACGGCAAGGGCCGCGTGCGCCTTGAATACCTGATCCCGGCCCGTGGCCTGATCGGCTTCCAGAACCAGTTCAAGACCCTCACCCAGGGTTCGGGCCTGCTGTTCCACGTGTTCGACCACTACGGTCCGTACACGCCGGTGGCCATCGCCAAGCGCCTCAACGGCGTGATGATCGCCAACGCCGGCGGCACCACCCCAGCCTACTCGCTTGGACCGCTGCAGGATCGCGGCAAGCTGTTCGCCGCCGAAGGTGATTCGGTGTACGAAGGCCAGCTGATCGGCATTCACGCCAAGGACAACGACCTCACCGTCAACGCCATCAAGCCCAAGCCGCTGACCAACATGCGCGCCTCGGGCAAGGACGATGCGATCCAGCTCACCCCGGCGACCAAGTTCTCGCTGGAGCAGGCACTGGACTTCATCGACGACGACGAGCTGGTCGAAGTCACGCCGAAGGAAATCCGCATGCGCAAGAAGCACCTGACGGAAAACGACCGCAAGAAGGCTTCGCGCGGCGTCAACTGATCGCTTAGCTTCCTGCGTTGAAATCAAAAGGCCAGGTTCTTCGGAACCTGGCCTTTTTCGTGTCCGCGTGCCGCAGGGACGCGGCCATCCCGCGCATGACGCCACAAGGGAAAGCTACAGGCCGCACGGCAAAGCGGCGACTTCGCGCTCGATCTCGGAAACCTACGATGACGTGTTGCAGCTGTCGCCGCGGGCATCTCTCGCCGGAATGCACGCCGACAGCCCGTCCTGTCACGTCTTTTCCCAGGAGTCGCCATGAAAATACGCCGCACCCTTGCCGCCATCACCGCCATCGCCCTGCTCGGCGCATGCGCCAACACACCCGCCGGCTCGTCCACCGGCGCCACGGAGATCCGTGCCGGCGTGATCGAGCAGATCAGCAACGTGCAGATCCAGACCAATCACCACACTGGCGTGGGTGCCGTGGTGGGCGGCGCCGTCGGCCTGGGCGTCGGCAGCCTGATCGGCGGTGGCACTGGGCGCGACGTGGCCATGGTGCTGGGCGCCGTGGGCGGCGCAGTGGCCGGCAACGAGGTACAGAAACACTACGACAAGCCCGTGGCTGGCCAGCAGATCATCGTGCGCCTGAAGAACGGCGTGCTGGTCTCCGTCACCCAGCCGGCCTCGTCAGCGCTCCACACAGGCGAGCGAGTCTACGTCGAGGGCAACGGAGAGAACGCCCGCGTGGTTGCCTCGCAGTAACCGTCCGCCAACACCGATTTCCCCTGCTGGCAAAAGGCCGCCGCAAGGCGGCCTTTCTACATTGGGCGGATCATCATGCAAGGCCGGCACGGCATTGCATCGCCCCCCATCCACGTTGCCGCCCCTCGATGCGATTCCAACTCGCCACCACCGCAGCATGCCTGTTGTCCGCCACGTGCATGCTCCACGCCGACGAACCCAGCCTGTTCGTACCGCAGTGGCTGGGCGCGCAATACACCTTCGTCGACCAGCACCAGGATTCGCTGCACTCGCCCTACTCAGGCCCGCTCAGCCTGCACGCGAATGGCGATACCGAACGCTCCCACACCTTCGGCGCGTACTTCGGCGTGCCGTTGCCAGCGCATCTGCAGTTCTATCTCGACGTGGAAATGTTCAAGGGCGAAGGCGTGTCCGGCGCCACGGGCCTGGGTGGCCTGACCAACGGCGACGTGATCCGGGCCGGCTCCAACAACCTGCCCAAGACGCCCTATGTGGCACGCGCCTTCCTTCGTTGGACGCAAGCACTGGGCGATGGAACAACCCACGTGGAGCGGGCGCAGGATCAACTGCCCGGTGACGAAGCCGACGAACGCGTCGAGGTGAAGCTGGGCAAGATGTCGGTGACCGACGACTTCGACAAGAACCGCTACGCCGGCAGCACCCGCACCCAGTTCATGAACTGGGCGCTGTTCAACAACACCGCCTGGGATTTCGCTGCCGATACACGCGGCTACACCGACGGCCTGGTGTTGGCCCTGGTACGCAAGACCTGGAGCCTGCGCTACGGCATCTACCGGATGCCTTATGAAGCCAACGGGCAACGCCTGGTCAACGCGCTGGGGCAATCGCAGAACCAGCAGGTCGAGCTGACCCTGCAGCCGCAATCCGATGGCTGGGCACTGCGCTTTCTTGCCTATCGCAACACCGCACGCATGGGCATCTACAGCGATGCCCTGGCCATTGCCGAAGCCACCGGCCAGCCCCCGGACATCCACGCCGACGACGCACCCGGCCGGCATAAATACGGCTTTGGCATCAACGGCGAACTGCCGCTCGCCGACCACGGCGACACCGGCCTGTTCATGCGCGCAGGCTGGAACGACGGCCATACCGAATCGTTCGTGTTCACCGAGGTGGATCGCACGATGACCGCCGGCTTCCAGTTGTCCGGCGTGCACTGGTCGCGCCCTACCGACCACGTCTCGGTGGCCGTCGCGGTCAATGGCCTGTCAGGCGACCATCGCGATTATCTAGCCGCTGGCGGCAATGGCTTCGTGCTGGGGGATGGCGCACTGAACTACGGCCGTGAACAGATTCTTGAGGCGTACTACAGCTTCACGCCCTTCGCGCACTTCACGCTGAGCCCCGACCTGCAACTGGTCCACAACCCGGGCTACAACCGGGACCGCGGCCCGGCGCGATTCGTAGGGTTGCGCGCGCACATCGACATCTGACGAAACAAAGCGTCAGCTGCTTTGCACGCGCTCCAGCGCCGCCACGCGACGCTCCAGGCGCGGGCCGAGATAACAGTGCGAGCCGCACGGCATCAAGCCGGCGTCGTTGAAGGCCTTCAGGTACCAGGACGGTGCACGCGCGTGGAAGCCATCCATGTCGCCATCGACACCGTCCTTGTTGGTGAACACCTCGAGAAAGGCCACGCCCTCGAGCATGTCGCTGATGCCTCCAAGGCCCGCGCGGATCTCGGCCGGCTTGAGGTAATGCAGTACGTCGGTACAGACGATGACGTCGAAGCGGTGATCGAAGCGCAGGTACTCCAGCTGGCCGAAACGCGCCAGGCCGATATTGCGGCTGCGCCCGAAGCGGGACACTGCATACTCGCTTGCCTCCAGCCCCTGATAATGAAGGCCGGGGCGCAGCTTGAGCAGAGGCGCACGCCATACACCCTCGCCGCAGCCCACGTCGAGCACCGAGCGCACCGGGCGCCCGAGGTAATACTCGGCCTGCGCCACCACCATGGCGATCTTGCGGCGCAGTTCGGCCGGCGAGGCCACCGTATGGTCGGGGTGCCGATACCACTTGTCGAAATAGGCGCGGTCGTAAATCTTGGGCACAGGTACTCTCCGGCGAAGGCTGAATAGTAGCGCAGCGGCCATGATCACCCGCCCTGAACATGGCTTGCCGCAGGATAAGGACGATGGAACCTGGGAGCCGCCCGCCCATGCCCACGATCCACATCCGCATGACCGGTACGCGCGACAGCGCCGATACCCTGCTGACGATCCTGCACGGCATCGATGGCATTGAGCACGTCGAGGAGATCGACGATCCCACACTGGACATGAGGGATGACTCCAGTTCCTCGGACCTGATCGACGACAACAGCGCCGAACTCTTCGTCATAGAAGTGACTGCGCGCGACCTGCTTCACGCCGATGCCGTGCGAGCGGTGGCGGAAGTGGAGGCATCCATGTTGGGCGCCCTGGTGGAATTCACCGACGATTTTTGAGATCTGCGTCGTCGCCCACTTCGCCACGCAGACAACCTCACATGCAGAGAAGGCTGTTCCTGATCCCGGCCACCCATGCCTGTGGCCTATGTTCATCACGCGCATCCGCGCTGAACACGGACCAAGAAAGGAGCAGCCATGGCAGAAAACAACAGCTTCAGAAACCGGTACCCAATCATCCTTGTGCACGGCATCTTTGGATGGGGTCGCGACGAAGTGCTGGGATTCAAGTATTGGGGCGGCAATGTCGACATCGAGGCCCGCCTCAACGACATGCACTATCGCACCCAGACGGCCACCGTCGGCCCGGTGTCCAGTAGTTGGGAACGCGCCGTGGAGCTTTATCACTACCTCGTGGGCGGCAGGGTCGATTACGGTGCGGCACACGCCAGCAAGTACGGCATCCAGCGATACGGCCACACTTTCCCCGGCATCTACCCGCAGGTCAGCCACACCAACAAGATCCACCTCGTGGGACACAGCATGGGCGCCCAGACCATCTGCGAACTCGAATCCATGCTGCGCAACGGATCACAGGAAGAGCGCGACTACCATCAGGCCCATCCTGGGGACACGATCTCCGAGCTGTTCCTGGGTGGCAAGAACTGGGTCCACAGCATCACGGGCGTGGCGCCCGGGTTCAACGGCACCACGTTTCTCGATACCACCAATGGTCCGGTCAACATGATGAACCTGTTCAGGCAAAACATGCTGTGCCTGGCAACCGCCAACGGTGCCGACCCGACCAATTTCGTCTACGACTTCAAGCTTGACCAATGGGGCCTCAAGCGTGAAAAGGGCGAGCATTTCATCGAGTACCTGGAGCGGATCATCGACAGCGACCTCTGGAAGTCGCGCGACACCGCGCTATTTGACATCTCGACCGCGGGCGCCGCGAAGATCGTGCGCGAACGGATCCGCCTCTTCCCGGGAACGCACTATTTCAGCTTCTCCGGCAAGACCACCTTCATCAATCCCAGGACAGGGTATGCCCTCCCGCTGCCGGCCACTCACCCTGCCCTGTACCTTGGTGCACTGGTCATGGGCCGCAACCATGGCAATCCTGAGCTGCCGGGCGAGCCCATCGAATGGCGCGACAGCGACGGGTGCATCCCCTGCGCGGGCACCCGATACATATTCGATCACCCCCACCGTGACGCCGATCCCCTCGACATGTCCTTCCCGGCGGGCATCTGGAATGCCTTCCCGGTCATGCACGATTGTGACCATATGGCGCTGGTCGGCATCGGCGCCGCCTACCAGTCGGAACGAAAGGACATCATGCCGTTCTATGCGGACATGGCCCGCATACTGACGGCGACCGAGCAGCAAACGGATGCCGCGCATGCCGATGCCGCCACGGCACACGGCGCAACGCATCCGACGCACCGGCAGGCAAGCACCACGAAAGCCAGTGCACCCCATGCAAAGCATCATGACGCCAAGGCTCCCCCGAAACGAAAGCACTGAGGTCCGGAGGGATAGCACGCACCCGCGTGCCATCCCTGCGCCAGGCTGTCGAAGTGCATGAATACCAACCAACACATCGGCATTTCCGGCAGCCTAGGCGGTAAGCCGCTCGTCTCCTGCTACGTTGTCACTCCTGAAGCGCGCCGCCGTTCAATTGCCGCCAGGAGCCCAGACGCATGCAGGAACGCCCGAACCTTCCTTCCCACGCTACATGCCGCCGGCTGGTTCTCGCGGGCATGCTGCTGGCACTTGGCACAGGCGCCGCGGCGGCCCGCGACGCCCACGCGCTGTCGCAGGACGACATCGACTGGCTTCGTCGCGACAGCTTCGAACTCGACAGCACCACTGTATCCATGTACCGGGACCTGGGCCGCTCGCGCCTGCTCGACCGGCAACTGGATGGCCGCGTCGGCGACGAGCTGCCGGCACCGATCAATGCCCTGATCAATTCCTATGAAGCGGGCAGCGTTTCAACGGAACAGCTCCTGACCAACCTGCGTGACGAGCAGGAGAACATCAAGGCAATGCCCGATGGCGACGCCAAGACCGCCGCCAGGAAGGCCCAGCAACAGCACGCCAACGACCTGCTGCAGCAAGCGCAGGAAATCGAGATGCTGCACGCCATCTATGGACCGAACCAGCTCAAGGAACAGATGGTGTGGTTCTGGCTGAACCATTTCAGCGTGTATGGCGCCAAGGGCCGCGTGCGTTGGGTGGCGGCCGACTACGTGCAGAACACCATCCGTCCGCATGCGCTGGGCAAGTTCCGCGACCTGGTGATGGCGACGCTGGAAAGCCCGGCGATGATGGAGTTCCTGGACAACGCGCAGAACGCCAAGGGCCACGTCAACGAGAACTATGCCCGCGAACTGATGGAGCTGCACACGCTGGGCGTGGGCTCGGGCTATACGCAGCAGGACGTGCAGCAACTCGCACTGATCCTTACCGGTGCTGGCGTCGCGCCGCTGCGTGATCCCAAGAATATGCGCCCGCGCGTAGCGGAGATGGTTGTACGCAACGGCATGTTCGAATTCAATCCCCGACGCCATGACTTCAGCGACAAGGTGTTGCTGGGCCACAAGATCAAGGGCAGCGGCTTCGACGAAATCAGCGAGGCGGTGGACCTGATCACCAGGCAGCCCGCCTGCGCCCAGTTCGTCTCCAGGAAGCTCGCGGAATACTTCGTGTCCGACACCCCGTCGCCCGAGCTGGTGGCCAGGATGGCCCACACCTTCCAGCGCACCGATGGTGACATCGCCGAAGTGCTGCAGACCATGTTCGACTCCAAGGAACTGGCCGCCAGCTACGGCAAGAAGTTCAAGGACCCGATGCAGTTCGTGGTGTCTTCCGTGCGCATGGCCTATGACGGCAAGCCCATCGCCAACGCCAAGCCGCTGCTCAACTGGCTCAACCAGCTGGGCGAGCCGGTGTTCGGCCGGCTGACTCCGGATGGCTGGCCACTGGACAGCACCGGCTGGTCCAGTTCCGGCCAGATGGCCAAGCGCTTCGAGATCGCCGGCGCCATCGGCACGGGCAACAACCGCCTTCTGACACCGGAAGGCCAGCCCAAGAGCGGTGGCGATTTCCCCATGCTGACTACGCGGCTCTATTACGACACCTTCGACACCAAGCTGAGCGTGCCCACGCGTGACGCGCTCGCCAAGGCCACTACGCAGCAGGAATGGAACACCTTCCTGCTCTCCTCACCCGACTTCAACTACCGCTGAGGCACAGCCATGAAACGCCGCGAATTCCTGCTCGCTGCCGCAACCGCTGCCGTCGCCGCGCCTGCGCTGTCCTTCTCCGGAAAATTGTTCGCCACGCCTGCCAGCAACAGCCCGCGCTTGCTGCTGGTGTTCCTGCGCGGCGGCTACGACAGCAATAACCTGCTGGTGCCTTACAGCAGCGACTTCTACTACGAGTCGCGCCCCACGCTGGCCATCGCCAAGCCCGATCCGTATAACGCCAACAGCGCCATCGGGCTCGACAACAGCTGGGGCCTCAACCCCGTGTTGCGCGACACCATCTACCCGCTGTGGCAGAAGCGCCAAGTGGCCTTCATTCCGTTCGCAGGCACCGACGACATGTCGCGCAGCCACTTCGAAACGCAGGACAACGTCGAGTCCGGCGAACCCACCGGACAACGCAGCAACTTCCGCTCAGGCTTCATGGCGCGCCTGTCGGGACAGATGAGTACCGTGCCGGCCATCGCTTTCACCGACGCCCTGCCGTTGTCGTTCCAGGGTAGCGGGCACGACATCCCCAACATCTCGCTGCGCGGCAATCCCAAGCCGGTGTACGACGAGCGACAGGCCAACATCCTCGCCGGCATGTACCGCGACACGTCGCTGGCCTCGGCTGCGGCCGATGGCCTTGAACTGCGCCAGACGGTTTCGAAGGAGCTGCAGGACGAGATGATGAAGGCGAATCGTGGCGCCCCTAACGCCAAGAACTTTGCCGACGAAACGACGCGTATCGCCACCATGATGCGCGACCAGTACCGCCTTGGCTTTGTCGACGTCGGCGGCTGGGACACGCACGTCAACCAGGGCAGCACTACCGGCCAGCTCGCCAACAACCTGAGCAACCTCGGCAAGGGTCTCGCCGCCTACGCCGATGCGCTGGGTGACGAGTGGAACAATACGGTGGTGGTGGTGGTGTCGGAGTTCGGCCGCACCTTCCGCGAGAACGGCAACAAGGGTACCGATCACGGGCACGGCACGGTGTACTGGGTACTGGGCGGCAAGGTGAATGGCGGTCGGATCGCCGGTCAACAGGTCGCGGTAGCCCCGCAGAGCCTGCTGCAGAACCGCGACTACCCCGTGCTCAACAACTACCGCGACGTGCTGGGCGGCCTGATGGGGCGCATGTGGGGCATGTCCGGAAGCCAGCTGCAATCGGTGTTTCCGGGCGCGCACCCGAAGGACCTGCAGTTGGTGTAACGAACTTGTCGCGCGCAAGCGCGCTCCTACAACGACGGCATCCGGTAGGAGCGCGCTTGCGCGCGATGCTGCCAATCAATCAAGCGATGCGGCGATAAACGCCGCTCATCACCCGTTCCCAGCTCACCCCGCCGTTGAACGAACTCTCCAGCTGCAGGGTGAACGTATCCTCGTTCTCGAAAGCGTAGACGTGACGCGTCTGTCCGCGCGGCGAACTGCGCACGAAGGTCAGTCGCTCGCCATTCCACAGGCCCGGCGCCGGTGTGCCCGGCACGAAACCGAAGCTGTCGAACCA
The nucleotide sequence above comes from Dyella telluris. Encoded proteins:
- the typA gene encoding translational GTPase TypA yields the protein MSIENLRNIAIVAHVDHGKTTLVDQLLKQSGTLNERTVLAERVMDSNDQEKERGITILAKNTAITWTDKKTDTKNRINIVDTPGHADFGGEVERVLSMVDTVLILVDAMDGPMPQTRFVTQKAFAMGFKPIVVVNKVDRPGARPEWVVEQVWDLFEKLGATDEQMEFPIVYASALNGYASLDENAREGDMTPLYEAIMQHAPKPDVDPEGAFQMRISQLDYNNFVGVIGIGRIQRGTLKKGMPVSVIDREGKKRQGKIGQVLGFLGLERIEQDSAEAGDIVAISGIPELTISDTVTSLEVPEALPALSVDEPMISMTFQVNNSPFVGNKDLSGGKFLTSRQLRERLDREKVHNVALRVEDGSDADKFLVSGRGELHLSVLIENMRREGYELAVSRPEVIIKEIDGQKMEPIEQLVVDIEEQHQGGVMERLGIRKGDLKNMVSDGKGRVRLEYLIPARGLIGFQNQFKTLTQGSGLLFHVFDHYGPYTPVAIAKRLNGVMIANAGGTTPAYSLGPLQDRGKLFAAEGDSVYEGQLIGIHAKDNDLTVNAIKPKPLTNMRASGKDDAIQLTPATKFSLEQALDFIDDDELVEVTPKEIRMRKKHLTENDRKKASRGVN
- a CDS encoding glycine zipper 2TM domain-containing protein — its product is MKIRRTLAAITAIALLGACANTPAGSSTGATEIRAGVIEQISNVQIQTNHHTGVGAVVGGAVGLGVGSLIGGGTGRDVAMVLGAVGGAVAGNEVQKHYDKPVAGQQIIVRLKNGVLVSVTQPASSALHTGERVYVEGNGENARVVASQ
- a CDS encoding peptidylprolyl isomerase, with the translated sequence MTINVTMTTNRGPIHLRLHDDKTPVTVASFVNLARRGYYDGLAFHRVIADFMIQGGCPEGSGRGGPGYRFEDEFNPSLRHDKPGVLSMANAGPRTNGSQFFITHGATPWLDGKHSVFGEILGAEDQAVVDAIRQGDVIEKVTVEGDVDALLAAQADRVKEWNAVLDERG
- a CDS encoding GlsB/YeaQ/YmgE family stress response membrane protein; this encodes MHWLWVIIVGLVVGIIAKAVTPGKEAMGWIITAILGIAGSFISTYVGEKLGWWPEAGFMHFLGSILGAVVLLVIYHALFRRGATS
- a CDS encoding YidB family protein, with product MSFLNDLLGGAQANSAGGSSLVAIAGQLIDKAGGVQGLVSMLQQHGLGDAVQSWVGSGTNQQVSGEQLGQALQNGGLGSVLQEAAGKLGVDQNQLIGQLSQVLPHAVDHLTPDGQVPEQGQGGFDLGSLASLAGKLLGGNKTA
- a CDS encoding 3-hydroxybutyrate oligomer hydrolase family protein — protein: MGRVGRHLCPWILWRAPLPASSATTIATSKESGMQAPDFLRGEVRVTGHRQGDDLLSAGLGQSGLGAEPSSIAHPLRPTPAELRRRAIQSSWQGIADLGPLGGYGRVYGAVPDVPGREYQAFAWIPGAQSPHRVLVQVPDHFGPAHRCLVVTASSGSRGIYGAIALAGAWGLPRGCAVAYTDKGAGSGYFDPADDTGVALDGTRARRGSATLEFEPPRASAQGGIGIKHLHSGDNPEADWGRHVLQAAQFGLAMLDRAFPELAPFTAQNTRIIATGLSNGGGAVLQAAGLDDGHLLAGVVALEPNVLVPGQGRALFDYATEASIWLPCALADARFDSTPMARTPQGEVPPSWVQRCHQLHERGLLSAAHLAGQAAEAHERLRASGWTDEVMATAASTTALDLWRAITAGYASAYMRRGPDEMPCGFRYGGSGAIDPVIRASWWTDASGIPPGQGVGLSGGMDHSADASLPGALCLRTLWEDKDASTQALRDGVAATTVKQPRASLPLWVVHGADDGLLPASFTSEPYVAWLRAGGGRPLYWKVPGAQHFDAFLAIPGFGDRHVPLLPYGYAALDRLWAHLYEGAPWPVRVPTPAPRSRGTGTLTREALDLPATWTPGPV